The Calypte anna isolate BGI_N300 chromosome 2, bCalAnn1_v1.p, whole genome shotgun sequence genome includes a window with the following:
- the CAVIN4 gene encoding caveolae-associated protein 4: MDRREIPSEADRPHQNRLSSVPEEEEEQDAAYTIVTVLDKVANIVDSVQASQKRIEERHREMENAIKTIQIDMLKLAQAHGNTGYTVNKVLEKTRKVSSTVKEVRARVERQNASVRKVKAKQEEMLRKNKFRVVIYQEESECPSSLSVIKERTPAETLEDDFFPPDDLSSDEEYYIEESKATQFKKSGMKRIDDIKKAFSRENMQKTRQNFGKKVNRLRTRIVTPERRERIRQSGERLRQSGMRIKKSISQAAPKKEAFKIHKKNKERTGAEGQEGIQEADVHITSELTAAEPFIEEISYTEVITKVKKDKNNSTKGASPSAEKRVTIPEVVLKQEGKEGGGRDDDVPLLDLKPSA, from the exons ATGGATCGCCGTGAAATCCCCTCGGAGGCTGACAGACCCCACCAGAACCGTCTCTCCAGTgtccctgaggaggaggaagagcaagaTGCAGCTTACACCATTGTGACAGTCCTGGACAAAGTGGCCAACATTGTGGACAGCGTGCAGGCGAGCCAGAAGAGGATAGAGGAGAGGCACAGGGAGATGGAAAACGCCATCAAGACCATACAGATTGATATGCTAAAGCTGGCCCAGGCTCATGGCAACACGGGCTACACGGTGAACAAGGTCCTGGAGAAAACCCGGAAAGTCAGCTCCACCGTCAAGGAGGTGCGGGCGCGCGTGGAGAGGCAGAACGCCAGCGTGAGGAAAGTGAAAGCCAAacaggaggagatgctgaggaaaaacaaattcCGGGTCGTAATCTATCAG GAGGAAAGTGAGTGTCCTTCGTCTCTATCTGTTATCAAAGAGAGGACACCAGCTGAGACTCTAGAGGATGATTTCTTCCCACCTGATGATCTGTCTTCTGATGAAGAATATTACATCgaagaaagcaaagcaaccCAGTTCAAGAAATCAGGTATGAAGCGCATAGATGATATCAAAAAGGCATTTTCAAGGGAAAACATGCAAAAGACGAGACAAAATTTTGGCAAGAAGGTAAACAGGCTTCGAACTAGAATAGTGACCcctgagaggagagagagaatcaGGCAGTCAGGAGAGAGACTGAGACAATCTGGGATGAGGATCAAGAAATCCATTTCACAAGCTGCCCCAAAGAAGGAGGCATTCAAGatccataaaaaaaataaagagcgAACAGGAGCTGAAGGTCAAGAAGGGATCCAGGAAGCCGATGTGCACATCACCTCTgagctgacagcagcagagcctTTCATTGAAGAAATCTCTTACACAGAGGTGATCACTAAGGTAAAGAAGGACAAGAACAACTCAACAAAAGGTGCTTCCCCATCAGCTGAAAAAAGAGTCACAATCCCAGAAGTCGTTCTtaagcaggaaggaaaagaaggaggaggaagagatgaTGATGTCCCTTTGCTAGACTTAAAGCCATCAGCATAA